The genomic DNA AGAGCGGCACACACCGTGAGCGGATCGGCTCAATCAAAGAACTCATCGAGTTTGCCACAAACACAAACCTGCATGTCCGGCTGTACCGCTCCATAATTCTCCGAAGAGCAGCCTGCGCATCCTTCGGCAGATCGCCAGCCCCGTCAAAAATAATCAACCGGAACTCAGCAGACAGCGGCTTCAACGACGCATGCCACTTCACGATGTACTTGAAGTTCGCCAGCACCGACTTATCCTTCTGGTAGAGCGCGGTAAACCTATCGTTCTCCGAAAAATACGCATGGCCCTGCGAAAACATCACCGACACCGGCAGCACCGTTGTGTTCTCTGATGCAGACTCAGGATAAAATTCCCGCGAAAATGCCTCAAGGGCTGATGACTTCCCGCATCCTGATCTCCCGATAACCATTAAGTGTGGAAGATTGCCGCTTGCAGCATACGAACGCAGCTGACGGACCGCAGGCTCCTGACCAAGCACCTCATCAAACGTCTTTGGCCGGTACTTCTCAATCCAGAGCATGACGCAGCGTCTCCGCAATTGCCTCAACCGCTCCGGCGAGGAAATATTTTCCGTCAAACGACTCTGGCATCACCAGAGTATCCCCGGCCGCACGCAGCCTCCTACACTCGGCAGCAATGTTCGGCAGTGCCCGCGTGACCTCATCGATGATTGGGATCGTTGCCATCTTTGAGGTCCGGTCAAGAGGATTGAGATCAACTGTGATCACAATTTTACCCATACCGACCAGAGCCTCACACCGGTCGCCGTCCTCAAGCGGCACGAGCACAACG from Methanorbis rubei includes the following:
- a CDS encoding replication protein C translates to MLWIEKYRPKTFDEVLGQEPAVRQLRSYAASGNLPHLMVIGRSGCGKSSALEAFSREFYPESASENTTVLPVSVMFSQGHAYFSENDRFTALYQKDKSVLANFKYIVKWHASLKPLSAEFRLIIFDGAGDLPKDAQAALRRIMERYSRTCRFVFVANSMSSLIEPIRSRCVPLYFLPIESALMKKRLLEVLAREGVPGAVSEESLEMLILGSDGDFRRALVWLELMALHGVTELAELSDTETGTLANAVADACRRGDDEAARKIAENLMIEYGLSGSEVLGLIRGAFRGTLTPDAALLFADADLAIRAGSNEYLQMNAFVAALSAMVRG